Genomic DNA from Streptomyces sp. GS7:
GACGGACGGCTGATTGAGGAACGCTTTCTGCGGGGCGGCCATGGGTACGAACCCTCCGGCCGCCCCGTGGTGATGCGGGGCCTGACAAGGGGGTGGGAAAGATGTCGTTCCTGGGGAACTGGCGGCGCGGCAACGCGCCGGCCTTCGACGGCGGCGGAGCGTCGTACGTCGTCGAGCTGACGAAGCGTCATCCGGTCGTCTCGCTGACCAAGCAGGGGGCGGCCAACGGGCATCTGCGGGTCAACCTGAGCTGGCAGATGCGGACCTCGGACCTGATGGAGCGGGGCGGGCAGCGCACCGGCAGCCTGCTGCGGAATCCGGGGCGGCTGTTCAAGCCCGAGGTCGTGCAGGCGCAGGGGCCGGCCGTGGTCAACGTCGACCTGGACCTGGCCTGCATGTACGAACTCGCCGACGGCACCAAGGGCGTGGTGCAGCCGCTGGGGGACTTCCTCGGCGACCTCAACGGCCCACCGTTCGTCCAGCTCAGCGGCGACGACCGGTTCGGTTCGGGGTCCGGCGAGACGCTGTACGTCAACCTGGACCACCGCGACGAGATCAAGCGGCTGCTGATCTTCGTCTACATCTACGACGGGACCCCGGCCTTCGACCGTACGCACGCGGTCGTGACGCTCTACCCGAGCACCGGACCGCGGGTCGAGGTCAAGCTGGACGAGCGGGCCCCGCAGGCCCGTTCCTGCGCCATCTTCATGCTGGAGAACGGCAAGGACGGCCTGACGGTGCGCCGCGAGGTGAAGTACGTCTACGGCTTCCAGGCGGAGCTCGACCGGATGTACGGCTGGGGGCTCCAGTGGGGCCGCGGCTACAAGTCCAAGGTCTGACCGCCATGGTCTGACCGCCATGGCCTGACCGCCGCGGCCGGCCGCCGGGGCCTGCCCTAGCGACGCTGGAACTGCGGCCCCTGGGGC
This window encodes:
- a CDS encoding TerD family protein, translating into MSFLGNWRRGNAPAFDGGGASYVVELTKRHPVVSLTKQGAANGHLRVNLSWQMRTSDLMERGGQRTGSLLRNPGRLFKPEVVQAQGPAVVNVDLDLACMYELADGTKGVVQPLGDFLGDLNGPPFVQLSGDDRFGSGSGETLYVNLDHRDEIKRLLIFVYIYDGTPAFDRTHAVVTLYPSTGPRVEVKLDERAPQARSCAIFMLENGKDGLTVRREVKYVYGFQAELDRMYGWGLQWGRGYKSKV